In Papaver somniferum cultivar HN1 chromosome 1, ASM357369v1, whole genome shotgun sequence, a genomic segment contains:
- the LOC113358060 gene encoding protein MAINTENANCE OF MERISTEMS-like: MLSRITSRFAQGKKMNNKKRKGKGPMEPEIDPNVGDLEVPDTGFDEDSEDETTPSVVSLDNYNCLEDSDKHASTDITYSSDPKFRYQHRGSLFSVIVYYKEITKHSPKIKYIIDKAGWGRLLAMEIGEASHPVIDYLVERWWDTTHTFHFPFGEMGFTPLDWVVLTGLSIGIGDDVPYNPVK, translated from the coding sequence ATGTTGAGCAGAATAACGTCGAGATTTGCACAAGGAAAAAAGATGAATAATAAGAAACGCAAAGGTAAAGGTCCAATGGAGCCTGAAATAGACCCTAATGTTGGAGATTTGGAAGTTCCAGATACCGGGTTCGATGAAGATAGCGAAGATGAAACAACACCGTCCGTGGTATCCCTAGATAACTACAATTGCCTGGAAGATAGTGACAAACACGCTTCTACAGATATTACATATTCAAGCGATCCAAAATTCAGGTACCAACATCGTGGTTCACTCTTTTCGGTCATTGTTTATTATAAGGAGATAACAAAACATAGTCCAAAAATTAAATACATTATCGACAAGGCAGGATGGGGACGTTTATTAGCCATGGAAATAGGAGAAGCATCACACCCAGTGATTGATTATCTTGTTGAACGTTGGTGGGATACAACGCATACTTTTCACTTCCCTTTTGGTGAAATGGGATTCACGCCGCTTGATTGGGTAGTGTTGACAGGATTGAGTATTGGAATTGGGGATGATGTTCCGTATAACCCAGTCAAGTAA
- the LOC113358070 gene encoding uncharacterized protein LOC113358070, protein MWYLGERSWRQNHPTFGIPKNPPFKIGEVSHGKAKLVKEAGWVDANMFVKAVSYNMYLRYWRHVTNFHQFVTKVDWVVELHGVDGDRVKHLIQRPAQHVPIPPPQQLSYPEAYNLVQEHADFNRAFREFVLYETEDRMIRLKAKDEVIRGLAARNNYLEDQMQFRMQQTPRPPIGFGSFSETIPPAVWAPVSQASTMSSVNPPPRMTFIPPRKKPSHTPTDE, encoded by the exons ATGTGGTACCTAGGAGAACGATCTTGGAGGCAAAATCATCCTACTTTTGGAATTCCTAAAAATCCACCATTTAAAATTGGCGAGGTCAGTCATGGGAAAGCAAAACTTGTGAAAGAAGCTGGATGGGTAGATGCAAATATGTTTGTGAAAGCTGTTTCATATAATATGTATCTGCGATATTGGCGACATGTAACTAACTTCCATCAATTCGTGACCAAAGTCGATTGGGTAGTTGAATTACACGGGGTTGATGGTGACCGTGTTAAACACCTTATTCAACGACCTGCTCAGCATGTACCtattccaccaccacaacaattATCATAC CCTGAAGCTTATAATCTGGTTCAAGAACATGCCGATTTTAATCGTGCGTTTCGCGAGTTTGTATTATATGAAACGGAAGACAGGATGATACGTTTAAAGGCAAAAGATGAAGTAATACGAGGCCTTGCAGCTCGTAACAATTACCTGGAGGATCAGATGCAATTCCGTATGCAACAAACGCCGCGTCCCCCTATTGGATTCGGCAGTTTTTCTGAAACTATCCCACCAGCGGTGTGGGCTCCAGTGAGTCAAGCATCAACAATGTCGTCTGTTAACCCCCCTCCGAGAATGACGTTTATCCCACCACGGAAAAAACCATCGCATACTCCTACTGATGAATAA
- the LOC113358088 gene encoding uncharacterized protein LOC113358088: MAPRGPNFTTEEDTMICRIHLAISQDSATGTDQPERVLWSRIKDKLEEALPCKPKRTWTSIQSRFQGISRQVSLYSAKVLEVDGEYHSGWNEVLRVEEIRKRFKESNGNKKFKHEECYEILKDSIKYSGRSTFVFDSGQEMEDSQSGEENADIEETIPGESSDDLDIGDIENTRKRQLGKKASKQLKKTGRAKSNAQEEMLEDIIKEQQSFNEHYKAQSLMKMGQRQAEFEAIQAKSAAKFAAKQARQEKLDLKKEADDDLAIMLKDVSTLDPVTREYFELRKMEILQRKRNQS, encoded by the exons ATGGCACCACGAGGTCCCAATTTTACAACAGAGGAAGATACAATGATATGTAGAATCCATTTAGCCATATCTCAAGATTCTGCTACCGGAACCGATCAACCAGAAAGAGTATTATGGAGTCGGATCAAAGATAAGTTGGAAGAAGCCCTGCCTTGTAAACCAAAACGTACTTGGACTTCTATCCAGAGTcgatttcagggaataagtaGACAGGTTTCACTTTATTCTGCAAAAGTGTTGGAAGTTGATGGTGAATATCATAGCGGATGGAATGAAGTCTTGAGG GTTGAAGAGATAAGAAAGCGATTCAAAGAAAGTAATGGtaacaaaaaatttaagcacgaagagtgctacgaaATTCTAAAAGATAGTATCAAATATTCAGGACGGTCGACGTTTGTGTTTGATTCAGGCCAAGAAATGGAAGATTCTCAGAGTGGTGAGGAAAACGCTGATATTGAGGAAACAATTCCAGGCGAGTCCAGTGATGATCTAGATATTGGAGATATAGAGAACACACGTAAGCGTCAGTTGGGGAAGAAAGCATCGAAACAActaaagaaaacagggagagcaaAATCCAATGCCCAGGAGGAAATGCTCGAGGATATAATTAAGGAGCAGCAAAGTTTCAATGAACATTACAAAGCACAATCACTAATGAAGATGGGACAGAGACAAGCTGAGTTTGAAGCAATACAAGCTAAGTCTGCGGCAAAGTTTGCGGCGAAACAAGCTAGGCAAGAAAAACTCGATTTAAAGAAAGAAGCGGACGATGACTTGGCCATAATGTTGAAGGATGTCTCTACATTGGACCCTGTAACAAGagagtacttcgaacttcgaaagaTGGAAATACTACAACgcaaaagaaaccaatcttaa
- the LOC113358077 gene encoding uncharacterized protein LOC113358077: MTWSHTRIKYQEIVKPEIYFSGMTTFLTTPPTQLTYFVGDSECGENCSTEYWQMWCLEILILLKKDACGILGLSPHQKVTAAIRMLAYGCAADAIDEYLRIGETTVLEATRRFCKTIVVLYGKEYLRSPTAESGVYTAYKGSESIVLEAVVSHDLWFWHAFFGMPGSCNDINVMNRSYIFRKLINGKTPPVNFEVNGHAYDMGYYLGDGIYPQIATIVMAIKQPDTPKKYKFSSMQEGARKDVERGFGVLQQQFSIVKQPARMWNPDVLAYIMKTVIILHNMIVEDERLPGDWPHEYDSRSRSAPVNISRVGTEELSRMRAAHRRHAIHNKETHFRLRQDLIEHIWSNFGDNY; encoded by the exons ATGACATGGTCTCATACTCGTATAAAATACCAAGAAATCGTGAAGCCGGAGATATACTTCTCTGGAATGACTACTTTTCTGACAACCCCACCTACCCAGCTAACATATTTCGTAGGAGATTCAGAATGCGGCGAGAATTGTTCAACCGAATATTGGCAGATGTGGTGTCTAGAAATCCTTATTTTGCTCAAAAAAGATGCTTGTGGCATTCTTGGATTATCCCCTCATCAGAAAGTAACTGCAGCAATCcgaatgttagcttatggatgtgcAGCAGATGCAATAGATGAGTATTTACGCATTGGAGAAACCACCGTTTTAGAAGCAACCCGTCGGTTTTGCAAGACGATTGTGGTAttatatgggaaagaatatttacgCTCACCAACTGCGG AATCAGGAgtatacaccgcgtataaagggagtgaAAGTATTGTGCTAGAGGCAGTGGTGTCACATGATCTCTGGTTTTGGCATGcgttttttggtatgcccggctcCTGCAATGATATTAATGTAATGAATCGTTCTTATATTTTTCGAAAACTTATCAACGGGAAAACACCACCGGTGAACTTTGAAGTAAACGGGCATGCATATGATATGGGATATTATCTCGGTGATGGCATTTATCCACAGATTGCTACTATTGTGATGGCCATTAAACAACCAGATACAccgaaaaaatataaattttcatcgatgcaagagggagCACGGAAAGATGTAGAGCGTGGATTTGGTGTACTGCAACAACAATTTTCCATTGTCAAACAACCTGCACGAATGTGGAACccggatgtgcttgcctatataatGAAAACGGTTATtattttacataatatgatagtggaGGATGAGCGTCTTCCCGGTGATTGGCCACATGAATATGACTCACGTAGCAGGTCGGCACCGGTGAATATATCGAGGGTAGGTACTGAGGAACTTTCCAGAATGAGAGCTGCACATCGGCGTCATGCTATACACAATAAAGAAACACATTTTCGCTTGCGTCAAGATTTAATCGAACACATATGGTCAAATTTTGGAGATAATTATTAA